The following nucleotide sequence is from Micromonospora sp. WMMD1120.
TGGCGGGCACTGCCCTTCGAGGAGCGCGCCGCGATCTTCCTGCGGGCCGCCGAGCTGCTCGCCGGTCCGTGGCGCGACACGCTCAACGCCGCCACCATGCTCGGCCAGTCGAAGACCGCGATCCAGGCGGAGATCGACTCGGCGTGCGAGTTCATCGACTTCCTCCGGTTCAACGTGCACTTCGCCCGTCGCCTGCTCGAGGAGCAGCCGGCGTCCGCCCCCGGCGTCTGGAACCGCTTCGACCACCGCCCGCTGGAGGGCTTCGTCTACGCGGTTACCCCGTTCAACTTCACCGCCATCGCCGGCAACCTGCCGTCGGCGCCGGCGCTGCTGGGCAACACCGTGGTCTGGAAGCCGGGGCCGACCCAGCAGTTCGCCGCGCACTTCACCATGCGGCTGTTCGAGGCCGCCGGCCTGCCGCCCGGTGTGATCAACATGGTCACCGGCCGGGGCGAGGAGGTCTCCGACGTCGTGCTCGCGGACCCGGATCTGGCCGGCATCCACTTCACCGGTTCGACGAAGGTCTTCCAGCACCTGTGGAAGACCGTCGGCGACAACATCGCCCGGTACCGGGGCTACCCGCGCCTGGTCGGCGAGACCGGCGGCAAGGACTTCGTGGTGGCGCACACCAGCGCCGACGTGGACGCCCTGCACACCGCGCTGATCCGCGGCGCGTACGAGTACCAGGGCCAGAAGTGCTCGGCGGCGTCGCGGGCGTACGTGCCGCGTTCGATCTGGGAGGGTGGCCTGCGGGACCGGCTGGCCGCCACCACCGACTCGCTGACCTACGGCGACGTGGCGGACTTCGGCAACTTCGGCGGCGCGGTGATCGACGACAAGGCGTTCGCCCGGCACACCGCCGCGCTGGAGCTGATCAACGGTGACGCCAGTTGCCGGGTGCTGGCCGGTGGCACCGCCGACGACTCGGTCGGCTACTTCGTCCGGCCGACCCTCTTCGAGTGCGACGACGCCGCGCACGAGACGTTCACCACCGAATACTTCGGCCCGATCCTGGGCGTGCACGTCTTCGACGACGCCCGGTTCGACGAGGTGGTCGCCCAGGCCGAGTCGATCGCCCCGTACGCGCTGACCGGCTCGGTGTTCGCCACCGACCGCCGGGTGGTCGAGGCGGTCGGCGAGCGGATGCGCTACGCGGCCGGCAACTTCTACATCAACGACAAGCCGACCGGCGCCGTGGTCGGGCAGCAGCCCTTCGGCGGCGCCCGGGCCAGCGGCACCAACGACAAGGCGGGCTCCTGGCTCAACCTTGTCCGCTGGGTGTCCCCGCGGACGATCAAGGAGACGTTCGTGCCGCCGACCGACCACACGTACCCCCACATGGGCTGACCGGCGACGACCCGCCGGCGGCGCGCGTGCCGCCGCCGGCGGTCGGCCGGTCGCCGCAACTCATCGAAGGTCCTCAACGGACAGTCTTCCGCCGACAGTGCACTTAGGAAGTCCGGTGGGGTGGCAAACTGGCAAATCCTGGACGCCGGGTGCGCAAAGTGGCAGCGTAGTGGGCATGGCGGATTCCGGAGTCAACCCTACGGCGGCGGCCCTGCTCGGCCTCCTCCACGAGGGCCCGATGACAGGCGGCCAGTTGATGGCCGCCGCTGAGCGCCGTTTGGCGCCGTACTGGTCGATGACCCGCAGCCAGGTCTACCGGGAGTTGCCGGTGCTGGCCGAGCGGGGTTTCGTGCGGCTCGGCAAGCCGGGGCCGCGAATGAGTCAGCCGTACGCGCTCACCGCCAGCGGGAAGCGGACATTCTCCCGCTGGCTGGCGGAGAACCCGGGGCGGGACACCATCCGCAACCCGATCGCGCTCCGGATGGCCTTCGGCAACCTGCACTCCGCCAGCCAGCTCAAGAGCCTGTACGCGTCGGCCAACGAATACCACACGGAGGCCCTCGCCCAGGTCCGGGAACAGGTGAAGAACGCCAAACGGGACGGCGAGACGTACGACGCCAGCGCGCTGGAGTTCGCCGTCGCCTACCACCGGGCGGCCCTGTCGTGGCTGAAGTCCGCCCCCGTCGGGTGATGATCAGCGGATTCGCGGACAGGCGACGAGTCGCCCCGACCAAGGCGCAGGGCCGATTTGGCGCGGAGCTGCGGGGCTCGCAAGCTCACTCCTCGTCCGCGCAGTACGCTTGTCTGTCGTGACCGCTGCCGATTACGCCGAACAGCTCAAGGAACTCGACGCGACCCTGCGCAACATCGAGGCCGTCCTCAACATCAACCGGCTCCACGAGGACAAGGCGCGCCTGGAGCAGGAGGCGTCCGCCCCCGATCTCTGGGACGACCAGGCCAGGGCTCAGCAGGTGACCTCGCAGCTGTCGTACGTCAACGGCGAGATCAGCAAGCTGGGCAGTCTGCGTTCCGGCCTCGACGACACCCAGGTGCTGCTGGAGCTGGCCGAGGCCGAGTCCGACCCGGGGGTGCTGGCCGAGGTCGAGTCGGAGATCACCGCGCTGACCAAGTCCATCCAGGAGATGGAGGTCCGCACCCTGCTCTCCGGCGAGTACGACTCCCGGGAGGCGCTGGTCGCCATCCGGGCCGGCGCGGGCGGCGTGGACGCCGCGGACTTCGCCGAGATGCTGCTGCGGATGTACCTGCGCTGGGCGGAGCGGCACGGTTACCCGACCGAGGTCTACGAAACCTCGTACGCCGAGGAGGCGGGCCTCAAGTCGGCGACCTTCGCGGTCAAGGTGCCGTACGCGTACGGCACGCTCAGCGTCGAGTCGGGCACCCACCGGCTGGTCCGGATCAGCCCGTTCGACAACCAGGGCCGGCGGCAGACCAGCTTCGCCGGCGTCGAGGTCCTGCCGGTCACCGAGCAGACCGACCACATCGACATCCCGGAGAACGAGGTGCGGGTGGACGTCTACCGCTCCTCCGGCCCCGGTGGGCAGAGCGTCAACACCACCGACTCGGCGGTCCGGTTGACCCACATCCCGACCGGCATCGTGGTGACCTGCCAGAACGAGAAGTCCCAGCTCCAGAACAAGGCCTCCGCGCTGCGCGTGCTCCAGGCCCGACTGCTCGAGCGCAAGCGTCAGGAGGAGCAGGCCAAGCTCGAAGGGCTGAAGGAGAACGCGGCCGGCTCGTGGGGCGACCAGATGCGCTCCTACGTCCTGCACCCCTATCAGATGGTGAAGGATCTCCGAACTGAGCAGGAGACCGGCAATCCGAGCGCGGTGTTCGACGGCGACCTGGACGGTTTCATCGAGGCGGGCATTCGCTGGCGCAAGCAGCGGCAGCTCGCCGGCAACGGTGCGTGACGACGCGCGGGCGCAGCGCGTCGTCGATCTCCAGGTAGGAGCCTGATTCGACGACTCGTGCCGGATCGGCGGGGCGTGGGGCTTGGCTCAGTTGTTACACCGCGTAGACTCACCACCCGTGATTCAGCTTGAGCAAGTGACGAAGACGTACCCGAAGGCGTCCCGGCCTTCGCTCGACAACGTGTCCGTCTCGATCGAGAAGGGCGAGTTCGTCTTCTTCATCGGTCCATCCGGCTCCGGCAAGTCCACGATCATCAAGATGCTGCTGCACGAGGTCGCCCCCAACAAGGGCCGCGTCATCGTGAACGGCAAGGACGTCACCTCGATGCGCTCCTGGAAGCGACCCCACTTCCGGCGCTCGATCGGCTGCGTCTTCCAGGACTTCCGGCTCCTGCCGAACCGCACCGCCTACGAGAACGTCGCGTTCGCGCTCGAGGTGATCGGCAAGACCAAGGCGGTCGCCCGCCGGGTCGTGCCGGAGGTGCTGGAGCTGGTCGGGCTCGGTGGCAAGGAGCACCGCTACCCGCACGAGCTCTCCGGTGGTGAGCAGCAGCGGGTCGCCGTCGCCCGGGCGTTCGTGAACCGTCCGCTGATCCTGCTGGCGGACGAGCCCACCGGAAACCTGGACCCGGACACCTCGATCGAGATCATGCGCCTGCTGGACCGGATCAACCGCACCGGCACGACCGTCGTGATGGTCACGCACGACTCCAACATCGTGAACCAGATGCGCCGCCGCGTCGTTGAGATTGAGAGCGGTCGCATCGTGCGTGACCAGGCCCGCGGCGTCTACGGGTGAGCAAGCGCCCGACCCCTGCGCAGCCTGACGACGAACACCTCATGCCGGAGACCCGGAGGAAATCCCGATGCGCGTGAAATACGTCCTGTCCGAGGTACTCGTCGGACTGTGGCGCAACGTGACCATGTCCATCGCGATGATCATCACGATGGCGGTCTCGCTGACCATGCTCGGCGCCAGCGGTCTGATGTACCGCCAGGTCGACGACATGAAGGACCTCTACTACAAGAACATCGAAGTCTCGATCTTCTTGACCCAGGAGGTGAGCGAGCAGGAGCGCACCGACCTGGACGCCAAGCTGAAGAGCGACCCCCTGGTGAAGGAGGTCTTCTACGTCAGCAAGGACGAGGCGTACAAGCGCTTCAAGGAGATGTACCCGGACGCGCCGGACCTGGTGAACGCGATCAAGCCGGACCAGTTGCCCGAGGCGTTCCGGCTCAAGCTGAACAACCCGGAGCAGTACAAGAACATCTACGACCAGTACAAGGACTCCGCCGGCGTCGAGGAGATCATCGACCAGAGTCGACTGCTCGACAAGGTCTTCAACGTCCTCACCGCGATCCAGAACATCGCCCTGGCCGCCGCCATCGTGATGGCGATCGCCGCCCTGCTGCTGGTCGCCAACACCATCCAGGTGGCCGCGTACAGCAAGCGGCGCGAGGTCGCGGTCATGAAGCTGGTCGGTGCGTCCAACTGGTTCATCCAGGCGCCGTTCGTGCTGGAGGCGGTGGTGGCCGGTCTGATCGGCGCCCTGCTGGGCCTGGTCGCCCTGATCGCGGCGAAGTATCTGCTCTTCGACGGCTCGCTGAGCGCGTTGCAGGGTCTGCTCTCGCCGATCAGCTGGGGTGACATCCTGTTCATCTTCCCGATCATGGCCGGCGTCGGTGGTCTGGTCAGCGCCGCCACCGCCTGGATCACCCTGCGCTTCTACCTGCGGGTCTAGGCGCCGTACGGGTCGTCCCGTCGTCTCACAAGGACCCTCCCGCGCCGGAAATAAACAGCGCGGGAGGGTCCTTCTCATTCGGGTAACATGATCGCTCGTCCGGTCCGGGGGAGCCCGACCGCGACATGGGCGGAGAGGGGGTGGCACCGATGCCACGGGAAAAGGGGCGCAAGGTGGTCGCCTCCAACAAGAAGGCACGCCACGACTACTCGATCCTCGACACGTACGAGGCGGGCATGGCGCTGACCGGCACCGAGGTCAAGTCGCTGCGGGCCGGGCGGGCGTCGCTCGTCGACGCGTTCGCCCAGGAGCGCAACGGCGAGTTGTTCCTGCACGCGATGCACATCCCGGAGTACACGCAGGGCACCTGGACCAACCACGAGCCCCGACGTACCCGCAAGCTGCTGCTCAACCGGGGCGAGCTGGACAAGCTCATCGGGAAGACCCGCGAGGGCGGCCTGACGATAGTGCCCCTACAGGTCTACTTCTCGGACGGCTGGGCCAAGGTGGAGATCGCTCTCGCCAAGGGCAAGAAGTCGTACGACAAGCGCCAGGACCTCGCCAAGCGGGACGCGGACCGGGAGATCGCCCGGGTGTCCGGCCGGCGCGGCAAGGGCATGGACGACTGATTTCATGCCGGTTGTCCGGGTCGGCGCGTCGGGCCGGGGCTCGGGATGAAAGCGGTTGCGGCAGGCGTTAGTCTTGTCAGTGCCGCCACATCGGCGGCCTGTCGAGGGGGTGACTGGTTTCGACTTCGTACGCAGCGACAGGGGAAGCGAGCCGAGGAAGCCGACGTCGTCTCGAGAATCGGTCGTCGGAAACCAATAAGCGCCAAGCAAAATCGCGCTGACTTCGCTCTCGCCGCCTGAGGCGAGTAGCAAGTCTGTCGGCCTGGGAGCGCCTTCGACCCAGTTAGCCGGCATCAGCTAGAAGGCTGGCCAATCGGACCCGGTCGCGGGGTCCGTGTGGCGAGATCAATCAGCGACTGGGCCCGTCACACCAACTTGCTCGCGTGAGCGGTGGGGCCGAGTAGAGGCATAGCGAGCTGCGCTCGGAGAAGCCCTGACAAACCGGCGAAGGACCCGGGTTCGATTCCCGGCACCTCCACCACCTCGAACGAAGCGCCCCGGCCACCGGCCGGGGCGCTTCGTCGTACCCGGGTGTGGCCACTGGGACGGCTGTGTCAGAAGGGGCAGATGAGCCGCCCGGGAGCTCTGGACAGGCTGGGGCGGGTGGGCCCACCATCGCGGTATGGGATAGCAGCGCGTGCGGGAGGTGCCATGGTCACCGGTCCGGTTGAGCAGCCGTCACTCGTCGCCCGGCCGCGTGCCGCGCTCCCCGTCGACCCCCACCCCGTCGGGCTGCCCGGTGAGCCGCGCCCGGCCGGCCTCGCCGGTGACGTGCACGCCCTCGGGCGGGCCGTCGCCCGCACCCCCACCGAACCCCGCTGGCGGGAAGACGTGCTCCGTCGGCTGCGTCCGGTGCGGCGGGGCTTCGCCGAGCACGTCCGGCTCACCGAGGGCCCCACCGGGCTCTACCGGGAGTTGCTCACCCAGTCGCCACGCCTGGATCACCGGGTACGACTGCTGACCCGGGAGCACGCCATGATCGTCGCCGCGATCCTGGCGGTCCAGCAGATCGCCGAACGGCCCGAGGGGCACCCCGACGAGGTGCGGCACCGGGCCGCGCACCTGCTGCGCAGGCTGGCCCGACACCGGCGGCGTGGGGCTGACCTGCTCTGGGAGGCGTACCAGACGGATCTGGGTGGCGAGACCTGAGGGAACCAGCCCTCGCGTGGGCACGTCCAACCGCACATGCGTCGATCGGCAGTGCTGCTCGTACTCCTGTTCACCGCGGGCTGTGCCGCGACCGGCACCGGCCCGTCCGGCGCGACGGGGGACCCGACGCCCCGTGCGGAGGCGTTCGAGACCCGGGCCGCGCGGGTCGCCGAGGCGTGGCGGCCCGGCCCCGACTGGCGTACCGGCTACGTGCCGCTGGAGGGGCCGACACTGCTCACCGGCGACCCCCGCTTCACCACCGACACCGAGACGGCCTTCCGGGCCGGGTGGTACCGGTCCCGGGTGCCGATACCGCCCGCCCGGGTCGGCGGTGAGATCCGCTTTCCGGACGGACGGCTGACGCTGCCGCTGGTCAGCGCCGCCGAGGCGTACCGGGAACTGGACCAGGGCGACCCGTTGCCCTGCCCGGGGCGTCCGAAGCGGCCCGGGCTGCCGTCGCCGGGCGGCCCCACCGTCGAGCCCGGACCGGACGGGTGGACGACGAGCGGCACGCAGACCGCCTGCCTGCCGCTCACCGTCACCGCTGTCACCCTCGGTGCCGTGCCGGTGCGGACGAGCCGGGGCGAGGCGCAGGTCCCCGCCTGGTTGTTCACCGTCGAGGAGCTGGCCACGCCGGTGGTCCGGCTCGCCGTCGCGCCGGCGGCGGTCCGTCCGGTGCCCGAGCCCACGGCGCCGGGTCAGCCGTTGCCGAACGGCATGGTCGGCGCCCAGGATCTGGGGGCTGTCGACGGCAGCCGACTGACCGTGCGGCTGGGGGTCGGCGCCTGCGACACCGACGTCACGCCGCTGGTGTGGGAACGGCCCGAGGTCGTGGTGGTCGGTGGGCGGGTCACCCGGGCCACCGGCGAATGCATCGACGTGCTCAAGCTGGAACCGGTCACCGTCACCCTCACGGCCCCGCTGGGCGCCCGTCCGGTGTTGGACGTCGCCACCGGCCGTCCGTTGTCGATCGCGCCCCGCTGACCCGCTCAGAGGAGGCTGGGCACGTCGGTGTTGATGGGCACCGGCAGCACCGTGGGCCGCTCGGCGCGCAGCGCGGTGGCGAGCGCCGCGCCGAGCTGCTCGGGTGTCTCCGCCACCTCGGTGGCGCAACCGTAACCGGCGGCGATGGCTGTGACGTCCAGCCCCGGTAGGTCCAGGCCGGGCACTCCGGGAGTGTGCTTCAGCTCGGCGAACGCCTTGAGGATCGCGTACTGCTGGTTGACCGGGACCACGACCACCACCGGCAGGGCCAGGCGGGCGGCGGTCCACAGCGCCTGCACCGAGTAGTGGAACGACCCGTCGCCGATCACCGCCACCACCGGTCGACAGCGTCCGGTGTCCCGCTCGGCGAGCGCCACCCCGACCGCGGCCGGCAGGCCGTAACCGAGGCCGCCGCTGGCCATCGTGAAGTACGACGCCGGTCGGGTGATCCGAAGCTGACGGCGCAGCGCGGACAGATTGGACGGTGACTCCTGTACCAGCACCCCGTCCGCCGGCCAGTGCGCGGCCAGCGCGGCGAAGAGGGCGTCGGCGCTCAGCGGGGTGGTCATCTCCGGCGGTGGCGGCGCGGCCCGTCGTGCGGGTGCCGGTCGGTCGGTCGGCGGCACCCGCTGGACGAACGCGGCCAGGGCCAACCCGGGGTCGCTGAGCAGACTGTCGCCGACCGGAGCCCGCGCGGCCTCGTCGGGGTCGTCGGTGACGTGCAGCAGTCGGGCGCCGTCGGGCAGGTGCCCACCGGGCAGGTACGGGTAGTAGCGGAACACCGGAGCACCCACCACCAGCACCGTGTCGTGCCCGCGCAGCGCCTCGGCGAGGGGGCCGATCGCGTACGGCAGCACCCCGCGGAAGTGCGGGTGGTCCTCGGGGAACAC
It contains:
- the mdlC gene encoding benzoylformate decarboxylase codes for the protein MATVRDTTYDVLRTLGMTTVFGNPGSTEEPFLQDFPTDFHYVHALHEATAVALADGYAQATGKPAHVNLHTAPGTGNGMGNLVTAWHNKTPLIVTAGQQTREMLLLEPRLASRRPTELPQPYVKWAYEPARAQDIPAALLRAYATAVQPPAGPVFLSLPLDDWAQPADPPPAPRTVATRFAPDPERLDEFARVLAGSASPVLVYGPGVDRSGSWSTAVALAERLAAPVWSAPATERAVFPEDHPHFRGVLPYAIGPLAEALRGHDTVLVVGAPVFRYYPYLPGGHLPDGARLLHVTDDPDEAARAPVGDSLLSDPGLALAAFVQRVPPTDRPAPARRAAPPPPEMTTPLSADALFAALAAHWPADGVLVQESPSNLSALRRQLRITRPASYFTMASGGLGYGLPAAVGVALAERDTGRCRPVVAVIGDGSFHYSVQALWTAARLALPVVVVVPVNQQYAILKAFAELKHTPGVPGLDLPGLDVTAIAAGYGCATEVAETPEQLGAALATALRAERPTVLPVPINTDVPSLL
- the prfB gene encoding peptide chain release factor 2; translation: MTAADYAEQLKELDATLRNIEAVLNINRLHEDKARLEQEASAPDLWDDQARAQQVTSQLSYVNGEISKLGSLRSGLDDTQVLLELAEAESDPGVLAEVESEITALTKSIQEMEVRTLLSGEYDSREALVAIRAGAGGVDAADFAEMLLRMYLRWAERHGYPTEVYETSYAEEAGLKSATFAVKVPYAYGTLSVESGTHRLVRISPFDNQGRRQTSFAGVEVLPVTEQTDHIDIPENEVRVDVYRSSGPGGQSVNTTDSAVRLTHIPTGIVVTCQNEKSQLQNKASALRVLQARLLERKRQEEQAKLEGLKENAAGSWGDQMRSYVLHPYQMVKDLRTEQETGNPSAVFDGDLDGFIEAGIRWRKQRQLAGNGA
- the ftsE gene encoding cell division ATP-binding protein FtsE produces the protein MIQLEQVTKTYPKASRPSLDNVSVSIEKGEFVFFIGPSGSGKSTIIKMLLHEVAPNKGRVIVNGKDVTSMRSWKRPHFRRSIGCVFQDFRLLPNRTAYENVAFALEVIGKTKAVARRVVPEVLELVGLGGKEHRYPHELSGGEQQRVAVARAFVNRPLILLADEPTGNLDPDTSIEIMRLLDRINRTGTTVVMVTHDSNIVNQMRRRVVEIESGRIVRDQARGVYG
- the smpB gene encoding SsrA-binding protein SmpB; the encoded protein is MPREKGRKVVASNKKARHDYSILDTYEAGMALTGTEVKSLRAGRASLVDAFAQERNGELFLHAMHIPEYTQGTWTNHEPRRTRKLLLNRGELDKLIGKTREGGLTIVPLQVYFSDGWAKVEIALAKGKKSYDKRQDLAKRDADREIARVSGRRGKGMDD
- the ftsX gene encoding permease-like cell division protein FtsX, producing the protein MRVKYVLSEVLVGLWRNVTMSIAMIITMAVSLTMLGASGLMYRQVDDMKDLYYKNIEVSIFLTQEVSEQERTDLDAKLKSDPLVKEVFYVSKDEAYKRFKEMYPDAPDLVNAIKPDQLPEAFRLKLNNPEQYKNIYDQYKDSAGVEEIIDQSRLLDKVFNVLTAIQNIALAAAIVMAIAALLLVANTIQVAAYSKRREVAVMKLVGASNWFIQAPFVLEAVVAGLIGALLGLVALIAAKYLLFDGSLSALQGLLSPISWGDILFIFPIMAGVGGLVSAATAWITLRFYLRV
- a CDS encoding PadR family transcriptional regulator, which gives rise to MADSGVNPTAAALLGLLHEGPMTGGQLMAAAERRLAPYWSMTRSQVYRELPVLAERGFVRLGKPGPRMSQPYALTASGKRTFSRWLAENPGRDTIRNPIALRMAFGNLHSASQLKSLYASANEYHTEALAQVREQVKNAKRDGETYDASALEFAVAYHRAALSWLKSAPVG
- the pruA gene encoding L-glutamate gamma-semialdehyde dehydrogenase encodes the protein MDAVFSVPEPRNEPVRNYEPGSPDRDRLQRRLTELAAERIDLPMTIGGTQRMAGGDPINVVQPHRHAHVLGVTGHATHDDARAAVQAAKDAAPMWRALPFEERAAIFLRAAELLAGPWRDTLNAATMLGQSKTAIQAEIDSACEFIDFLRFNVHFARRLLEEQPASAPGVWNRFDHRPLEGFVYAVTPFNFTAIAGNLPSAPALLGNTVVWKPGPTQQFAAHFTMRLFEAAGLPPGVINMVTGRGEEVSDVVLADPDLAGIHFTGSTKVFQHLWKTVGDNIARYRGYPRLVGETGGKDFVVAHTSADVDALHTALIRGAYEYQGQKCSAASRAYVPRSIWEGGLRDRLAATTDSLTYGDVADFGNFGGAVIDDKAFARHTAALELINGDASCRVLAGGTADDSVGYFVRPTLFECDDAAHETFTTEYFGPILGVHVFDDARFDEVVAQAESIAPYALTGSVFATDRRVVEAVGERMRYAAGNFYINDKPTGAVVGQQPFGGARASGTNDKAGSWLNLVRWVSPRTIKETFVPPTDHTYPHMG